The genomic DNA GAACGCTCTTCATGGTGTCGCTGCGCAGTTCCATTCCCGAGATGGTGGGCGCCGACCGGCGCGGCTGGGCGAACTCCCTTTCCATCACCGGGCGTTCGCTGGCGATGGTGGCCGGCTTCGCATCGGCCGGCGTGGTCGTGTCGCTGGTCGGCTACACCGCCGCCTTCGTGGTGGACATGGCCACCTTTGTGATCTGCGCCGTGACGGTGGCACTGCTGCCGATCGCGGGCGGAGGCAGAGGGAAGAGCGCCCGGCCGGATTCGGAGGGGAATTCCGGCGGGCGCACCGAACAGGGTGCGGCGGCCGCGGAGAAGGCGGGGCGGCGGCGGATGCCCGTCGCGTTCGTCGCGCTGGCCGCCGCGCCCGGTCTCGGCCTGATGGTGGCGCTGCGTGGGGTGGACGCGTTCGGCTCGTCGTCCCACAACGCGGCGCTGCCGGTCTACTCCGCCGGGCTCGACGCCTCGCGCCCGGCCGTGTTCGTCAGCGCCTTCTGGTGCCTGTGGGCGCTGGGGAACGTCGTCGCACAACAGGTGATCCAGCGGTACGCGAAGCGCACCGGCCGATCGGTGGGTGCGCTGGGCTTCGGTTACGGCACGATCGTGATGTCCGGGGCGTTCATCCTCGCGTTCGCGGGGTTCCCGTTGGTGGCGACGGGGGTGATCGCACTGGTCGCGGGAGCGGCCGACGGGCTCACGGAGGTCTCGTACACCTCGCATCTGCAGACGCTCTCCACCGACCTGCGCGGGCATGCGTTCGGGCTCTCCGCGACGTTCGAGAATCTTGGCTTCGGCGTCGGAATGATCCTTGTCGCGGCGGCACTCGACCGCTACAGCCCGCTGACGGTCGTCGGTTGGTCCCATGGCGCTGCGATGGTGGTCGCGGTGGCGTTCCTGCTCCGGGTTGCGGGGCTGCGGAGGGGAGAGAGTCGCGGTGGTGGAGACGGCGAGGGAGCGGGATCAGGAGCGGGGGAACGAGAACCGCATCGCGGTGATCGGGATGGCGCTGAGGTTCCCGGGAGCTGACACCCCCGAGCGGTACTGGCGCGACATCCGGGCCGGCGTCTCGCACGTACGCCGTTTCACCCAGGCCGAGTTCGCCGCCGCGGGGATACCGGAGTCGGAGTACCGGGCGGAGGGGTTCATCGGGGCGGCGGCGCTGCTGGACGGCGACGGGCACGGCGGCATCGACGGGTTCGACGCCGGTTTCTTCGGGATGAGCGGGCGCGAGGCGGCCCTCACCGATCCGCAGCAGCGGCTCTTCCTGGAGTGCTGCTTCCACGCCTTGGAGGACGGTGGCTACGCCGGTCACGACGAGTCGTCACGGATCGGGGTGTACGGGAGCGCCGGTTACCGCCTCTACTCCCTGCACAGCTATCTCGCCGAGAACCTGGCCCCGGAGGCACGGTCCGGCGACTGGATGACCGTCAAACAGGTCCAGGTCGGCAACTACCCGGACTTCACCGCCAATCGGGCCGCGTTCCGGCTCGGTCTGACCGGTCCCGCGATCAATGTGGCGACGGCGTGTTCCAGTTCGCTGGTCTCCGTGCATCTGGCCTGTCAGGCGCTGCGCGCCGGTGACGCCGATCTGATGCTGGTCGGCTCGGCGGCGCTGCATCTGCCGCAGGTGACGGGGCACCGTCATGTGAAGGGTTCCACGCTCTCCCGGACCGGTGCCGTGCGGGCCTTC from Streptomyces sp. NBC_01707 includes the following:
- a CDS encoding MFS transporter, which gives rise to MVALNLFVYETTGRAIAMGLFMAVRLGSGFVAGLTAGTLLARFTAKTVMLWTNVAQAAVMLLLVLAPDGLRTGALMAVSVVVGSCGTLFMVSLRSSIPEMVGADRRGWANSLSITGRSLAMVAGFASAGVVVSLVGYTAAFVVDMATFVICAVTVALLPIAGGGRGKSARPDSEGNSGGRTEQGAAAAEKAGRRRMPVAFVALAAAPGLGLMVALRGVDAFGSSSHNAALPVYSAGLDASRPAVFVSAFWCLWALGNVVAQQVIQRYAKRTGRSVGALGFGYGTIVMSGAFILAFAGFPLVATGVIALVAGAADGLTEVSYTSHLQTLSTDLRGHAFGLSATFENLGFGVGMILVAAALDRYSPLTVVGWSHGAAMVVAVAFLLRVAGLRRGESRGGGDGEGAGSGAGEREPHRGDRDGAEVPGS